A region of Arabidopsis thaliana chromosome 5, partial sequence DNA encodes the following proteins:
- the CHY1 gene encoding beta-hydroxyisobutyryl-CoA hydrolase 1: protein MAVEMASQSQVLVEEKSSVRILTLNRPKQLNALSFHMISRLLQLFLAFEEDPSVKLVILKGHGRAFCAGGDVAAVVRDINQGNWRLGANYFSSEYMLNYVMATYSKAQVSILNGIVMGGGAGVSVHGRFRIATENTVFAMPETALGLFPDVGASYFLSRLPGFFGEYVGLTGARLDGAEMLACGLATHFVPSTRLTALEADLCRINSNDPTFASTILDAYTQHPRLKQQSAYRRLDVIDRCFSRRTVEEIISALEREATQEADGWISATIQALKKGSPASLKISLRSIREGRLQGVGQCLIREYRMVCHVMKGEISKDFVEGCRAILVDKDKNPKWEPRRLEDMKDSMVEQYFERVEREDDLKLPPRNNLPALGIAKL from the exons ATGGCAGTCGAGATGGCCTCTCAGTCTCAG GTTTTGGTGGAAGAGAAATCGAGTGTTAGAATCTTGACACTAAACAGACCAAAGCAGCTGAATGCTCTGTCCTTCCACATG ATCTCTCGATTGCTGCAACTGTTCCTTGCATTTGAGGAGGACCCTAGTGTGAAACTTGTCATCCTAAAG GGTCATGGGAGAGCCTTTTGTGCTGGTGGCGATGTTGCAGCTGTTGTTCGTGACATCAATCAAG GTAACTGGAGACTCGGTGCCAATTACTTCTCATCTGAATACATGCTCAACTATGTTATGGCCACATATAGCAAAGCTCAG GTTTCAATCTTGAATGGTATCGTCATGGGAGGCGGAGCTGGTGTATCCGTCCATGGTCGATTTCGTATTGCAACTGAGAACACG GTTTTTGCCATGCCTGAGACAGCTCTGGGGCTCTTTCCAGATGTAGGCGCCTCCTACTTCTTGTCAAGGCTCCCTGGTTTTTTTG GGGAGTATGTTGGCCTCACAGGAGCTAGATTAGATGGTGCTGAAATGCTTGCTTGTGGCCTTGCAACTCATTTTGTGCCTTCAACG AGGTTGACTGCATTAGAAGCAGATCTTTGCAGAATTAATTCAAATGATCCAACTTTTGCCTCAACAATTCTCGATGCATACACCCAGCATCCGCGCCTGAAACAGCAGAGTGCTTACCGCAG GTTAGATGTTATTGATAGGTGTTTCTCAAGGAGAACAGTCGAAGAAATTATATCTGCACTT GAGAGAGAGGCCACTCAAGAAGCAGATGGTTGGATCTCAGCTACCATTCAAGCATTGAAGAAGGGTTCACCAGCAAGCCTTAAAATCTCTCTTAGATCG ATAAGGGAAGGGCGATTGCAGGGGGTGGGGCAGTGTCTTATCCGCGAGTATAGAATGGTGTGTCATGTGATGAAGGGAGAAATCAGCAAAGATTTTGTGGAG GGGTGCAGAGCCATATTGGTAGACAAAGATAAGAACCCAAAG TGGGAGCCAAGGCGACTGGAGGACATGAAGGATAGCATGGTGGAGCAGTACTTCGAGAGAGTGGAACGGGAGGATGATCTAAAGCTTCCGCCAAGGAATAACTTGCCTGCTTTAGGGATCGCAAAGCTGTGA
- the CHY1 gene encoding beta-hydroxyisobutyryl-CoA hydrolase 1 (beta-hydroxyisobutyryl-CoA hydrolase 1 (CHY1); CONTAINS InterPro DOMAIN/s: Crotonase, core (InterPro:IPR001753); BEST Arabidopsis thaliana protein match is: ATP-dependent caseinolytic (Clp) protease/crotonase family protein (TAIR:AT2G30660.1); Has 31609 Blast hits to 31599 proteins in 2217 species: Archae - 411; Bacteria - 21537; Metazoa - 1271; Fungi - 809; Plants - 626; Viruses - 0; Other Eukaryotes - 6955 (source: NCBI BLink).), with translation MAVEMASQSQVLVEEKSSVRILTLNRPKQLNALSFHMISRLLQLFLAFEEDPSVKLVILKGHGRAFCAGGDVAAVVRDINQGNWRLGANYFSSEYMLNYVMATYSKAQVSILNGIVMGGGAGVSVHGRFRIATENTVFAMPETALGLFPDVGASYFLSRLPGFFGEYVGLTGARLDGAEMLACGLATHFVPSTRLTALEADLCRINSNDPTFASTILDAYTQHPRLKQQSAYRRLDVIDRCFSRRTVEEIISALEREATQEADGWISATIQALKKGSPASLKISLRSIREGRLQGVGQCLIREYRMVCHVMKGEISKDFVEGCRAILVDKDKNPKATGGHEG, from the exons ATGGCAGTCGAGATGGCCTCTCAGTCTCAG GTTTTGGTGGAAGAGAAATCGAGTGTTAGAATCTTGACACTAAACAGACCAAAGCAGCTGAATGCTCTGTCCTTCCACATG ATCTCTCGATTGCTGCAACTGTTCCTTGCATTTGAGGAGGACCCTAGTGTGAAACTTGTCATCCTAAAG GGTCATGGGAGAGCCTTTTGTGCTGGTGGCGATGTTGCAGCTGTTGTTCGTGACATCAATCAAG GTAACTGGAGACTCGGTGCCAATTACTTCTCATCTGAATACATGCTCAACTATGTTATGGCCACATATAGCAAAGCTCAG GTTTCAATCTTGAATGGTATCGTCATGGGAGGCGGAGCTGGTGTATCCGTCCATGGTCGATTTCGTATTGCAACTGAGAACACG GTTTTTGCCATGCCTGAGACAGCTCTGGGGCTCTTTCCAGATGTAGGCGCCTCCTACTTCTTGTCAAGGCTCCCTGGTTTTTTTG GGGAGTATGTTGGCCTCACAGGAGCTAGATTAGATGGTGCTGAAATGCTTGCTTGTGGCCTTGCAACTCATTTTGTGCCTTCAACG AGGTTGACTGCATTAGAAGCAGATCTTTGCAGAATTAATTCAAATGATCCAACTTTTGCCTCAACAATTCTCGATGCATACACCCAGCATCCGCGCCTGAAACAGCAGAGTGCTTACCGCAG GTTAGATGTTATTGATAGGTGTTTCTCAAGGAGAACAGTCGAAGAAATTATATCTGCACTT GAGAGAGAGGCCACTCAAGAAGCAGATGGTTGGATCTCAGCTACCATTCAAGCATTGAAGAAGGGTTCACCAGCAAGCCTTAAAATCTCTCTTAGATCG ATAAGGGAAGGGCGATTGCAGGGGGTGGGGCAGTGTCTTATCCGCGAGTATAGAATGGTGTGTCATGTGATGAAGGGAGAAATCAGCAAAGATTTTGTGGAG GGGTGCAGAGCCATATTGGTAGACAAAGATAAGAACCCAAAG GCGACTGGAGGACATGAAGGATAG
- the CHY1 gene encoding beta-hydroxyisobutyryl-CoA hydrolase 1 (beta-hydroxyisobutyryl-CoA hydrolase 1 (CHY1); CONTAINS InterPro DOMAIN/s: Crotonase, core (InterPro:IPR001753); BEST Arabidopsis thaliana protein match is: ATP-dependent caseinolytic (Clp) protease/crotonase family protein (TAIR:AT2G30660.1); Has 31717 Blast hits to 31706 proteins in 2246 species: Archae - 411; Bacteria - 21637; Metazoa - 1269; Fungi - 836; Plants - 624; Viruses - 0; Other Eukaryotes - 6940 (source: NCBI BLink).), whose product MAVEMASQSQVLVEEKSSVRILTLNRPKQLNALSFHMISRLLQLFLAFEEDPSVKLVILKGHGRAFCAGGDVAAVVRDINQGNWRLGANYFSSEYMLNYVMATYSKAQVSILNGIVMGGGAGVSVHGRFRIATENTVFAMPETALGLFPDVGASYFLSRLPGFFGEYVGLTGARLDGAEMLACGLATHFVPSTRLTALEADLCRINSNDPTFASTILDAYTQHPRLKQQSAYRRLDVIDRCFSRRTVEEIISALEREATQEADGWISATIQALKKGSPASLKISLRSIREGRLQGVGQCLIREYRMVCHVMKGEISKDFVEVLQAFSI is encoded by the exons ATGGCAGTCGAGATGGCCTCTCAGTCTCAG GTTTTGGTGGAAGAGAAATCGAGTGTTAGAATCTTGACACTAAACAGACCAAAGCAGCTGAATGCTCTGTCCTTCCACATG ATCTCTCGATTGCTGCAACTGTTCCTTGCATTTGAGGAGGACCCTAGTGTGAAACTTGTCATCCTAAAG GGTCATGGGAGAGCCTTTTGTGCTGGTGGCGATGTTGCAGCTGTTGTTCGTGACATCAATCAAG GTAACTGGAGACTCGGTGCCAATTACTTCTCATCTGAATACATGCTCAACTATGTTATGGCCACATATAGCAAAGCTCAG GTTTCAATCTTGAATGGTATCGTCATGGGAGGCGGAGCTGGTGTATCCGTCCATGGTCGATTTCGTATTGCAACTGAGAACACG GTTTTTGCCATGCCTGAGACAGCTCTGGGGCTCTTTCCAGATGTAGGCGCCTCCTACTTCTTGTCAAGGCTCCCTGGTTTTTTTG GGGAGTATGTTGGCCTCACAGGAGCTAGATTAGATGGTGCTGAAATGCTTGCTTGTGGCCTTGCAACTCATTTTGTGCCTTCAACG AGGTTGACTGCATTAGAAGCAGATCTTTGCAGAATTAATTCAAATGATCCAACTTTTGCCTCAACAATTCTCGATGCATACACCCAGCATCCGCGCCTGAAACAGCAGAGTGCTTACCGCAG GTTAGATGTTATTGATAGGTGTTTCTCAAGGAGAACAGTCGAAGAAATTATATCTGCACTT GAGAGAGAGGCCACTCAAGAAGCAGATGGTTGGATCTCAGCTACCATTCAAGCATTGAAGAAGGGTTCACCAGCAAGCCTTAAAATCTCTCTTAGATCG ATAAGGGAAGGGCGATTGCAGGGGGTGGGGCAGTGTCTTATCCGCGAGTATAGAATGGTGTGTCATGTGATGAAGGGAGAAATCAGCAAAGATTTTGTGGAGGTTTTGCAAGCTTTTTCCATCTGA
- a CDS encoding trafficking protein particle complex subunit-like protein (FUNCTIONS IN: molecular_function unknown; INVOLVED IN: biological_process unknown; LOCATED IN: cellular_component unknown; EXPRESSED IN: 25 plant structures; EXPRESSED DURING: 15 growth stages; CONTAINS InterPro DOMAIN/s: Protein of unknown function DUF1683, C-terminal (InterPro:IPR012880), Foie gras liver health family 1 (InterPro:IPR021773); Has 30201 Blast hits to 17322 proteins in 780 species: Archae - 12; Bacteria - 1396; Metazoa - 17338; Fungi - 3422; Plants - 5037; Viruses - 0; Other Eukaryotes - 2996 (source: NCBI BLink).), which produces MEEYPEELRTPPVSLVALFGYAELHASITKYLHSQQPPINALAFPDFSQISLLLAHDDQISRTSSFRDPLSVSDSASPIPSRCGGILKRDWLLKHRTKVPALVAAFFPSHHIFGDPTQWLQVCSDLDSLKSVIRPKNIKLVVVVVQSSPHEDISDDRLVALRKRAELDSKYVLFFNSSIVSELTLSLSRLASAFAELALSYYREEGRRIKSRIEKRSSNSLDLNVRYCFKVAVYAEFRRDWGEALKFYEDAYHSLHEMIGTSTRLPAIQRLVEIKIIAEQLHFKISTLLLHGGKLIEAVTWFHQHKTSYEKVVGSTEFIFLHWDWMSRQFLVFAELLETSSATGQSLTSSNQGTAEISLTEFEFYPAYYYQLAAHYLKDKKSALELLLSMSEIAQEIDSSSASITPSVYVGQFAQLLEKGEAITLHSITDEEYTRYTISEAKRVQDSLQIIAWLKRSYESFTNLKAQRMAALCAFEVAREYFDLADPNNAKFFFDIAANLYRQEGWVTLLWEVLGYLRECSRNLDALKDFVEFSLEMVALPVTSYENSGNLRNKNYGPGGPATISGRESIHQEVFTLVCREAELLSSTEGSGFKLATDSPLHLEIDLVSPLRPVLLASVAFHDQMIKPHALCSFTLSLLSHLPLPVEIDHLEVQFNQSTCNFVIRNSQRPLWASASNTVKSGSQVENAPLLVLVPNNWLRLTYAIKSEQSGKLECLSVLAKLGPLFTICSRAESPAAMEDLPVWKHENRVESLPTKDPVLAVFGQKATQVDEPEPQVDVSLGASGPALVGEDFAMPIVVTSKGHAVYSGELKINLVDVGGGGLFSPREAEPFSLESHHVEICGIDGAEGNNESESETGSIKKIQQSFGLVSVPYLKEGESWSCKLEIKWHRPKPVMLFVSLGYLPHGSEANTQKVHIHKSLQIEGKMPLLISNRFMLPYRRDHLLLNRIKPAPDSEDVSSLPLNEKSVLVVSAKNCSEIALKLVSMSIEFDDEQGETSCLIQQGGGCGDSPSSANLAPGEEFKKVFTVIPTTRTPKLGLGSIHLKWRREGGNITEAYVSTKHKLPEVNVEASPLVMSLDSPPYAILGEPFTYAVRICNQTQLLQEAKFGLADAQSFVLSGSHSNTVSVLPKSEHVLSYKLVPLTCGEQQLPKITLTSARYAAEFQPSAVASSVFVFPSAPQAEKAISTSK; this is translated from the exons ATGGAGGAATACCCGGAAGAGCTCAGGACGCCACCGGTAAGTCTGGTGGCTCTCTTCGGATACGCGGAGCTACACGCGTCCATTACTAAGTATCTCCACTCCCAGCAGCCTCCCATCAACGCTCTGGCCTTCCCCGACttctctcaaatctctctcctCCTTGCTCATGATGATCAGATCAGCCGAACCTCCTCCTTCAGAGATCCTCTCAGCGTCTCCGATTCTGCTTCTCCCATTCCTTCCAGATGCGGCGGTATTTTGAAACGGGACTGGTTGCTTAAGCATCGCACCAAGGTCCCTGCACTTGTCGCCGCCTTCTTTCCCTCACATCACATCTTCGGCGATCCAACTCAATGGCTACAGGTCTGCTCCGATCTCGACAGCCTCAA ATCCGTAATCCGTcccaaaaacatcaaactgGTGGTTGTCGTGGTCCAGTCTTCTCCCCACG AGGACATTAGCGACGATCGTCTGGTGGCATTGCGAAAGCGGGCAGAATTAGATTCTAAGTACGTGCTCTTCTTCAATTCCAGCATAGTCTCTGAACTCACGCTCTCTCTCTCCAG ACTCGCTTCTGCTTTTGCAGAGTTGGCACTTTCTTATTACAGAGAAGAAGGACGGAGAATCAAAAGCCGAATTGAGAAAAGGAGTTCCAATTCTCTTGATTTGAATGTTCGCTACTGTTTTAAA GTCGCTGTATATGCAGAGTTTCGTAGAGATTGGGGTGAAGCACTGAAGTTTTATGAAGACGCATACCATTCCTTGCACGAG ATGATCGGGACATCGACTAGGTTGCCTGCAATACAACGCTTGGTCGAGATCAAAATCATAGCTGAGCAATTGCATTTCAAGATATCAACGCTTTTGTTGCATGGTGGAAAACTCATAGAAGCAGTGACATGGTTTCATCAACATAAAACATCATATGAAAAGGTTGTCGGATCCacagaatttatttttctccattGGGACTGGATGAGTAGGCAGTTTCTTGTCTTTGCTGAGTTGCTGGAGACAAGCTCAGCAACTGGTCAGAGCTTAACATCCTCAAACCAAGGAACTGCGGAAATATCTTTGACTGAGTTTGAGTTTTACCCTGCCTATTATTATCAG TTGGCTGCTCATTACTTGAAGGATAAGAAATCTGCCCTGGAACTGTTGTTGTCAATGTCTGAAATAGCTCAAGAGATTGATAGCAGCTCTGCATCTATTACTCCTTCAGTCTATGTGGGTCAGTTCGCTCAGTTGCTTGAGAAGGGAGAAGCTATTACACTTCACTC TATAACGGATGAAGAGTACACACGGTATACAATTTCAGAAGCAAAGAGAGTTCAGGATTCCCTTCAAATTATTGCTTGGCTGAAGAGATCTTATGAATCATTTACCAACCTTAAAGCCCAGAGGATGGCTGCTCTTTGTGCCTTTGAAGTAGCCCGGGAGTACTTTGATTTGGCTGATCCCAACAACGCAAAATTCTTTTTCGATATTGCTGCAAACTTGTACAGACAAGAAGGTTGGGTAACTTTGCTCTGGGAGGTGTTGGGTTACCTGCGAGAGTGTTCGAGAAACCTTGATGCTTTGAAAGATTTTGTAGAGTTTTCACTTGAAATGGTTGCCCTGCCTGTAACATCTTATGAGAATTCTGGGaacttaagaaacaaaaattatggtCCTGGAGGTCCTGCAACAATTTCAGGAAGAGAAAGTATACATCAAGAAGTTTTTACTCTTGTTTGTCGTGAAGCCGAGCTGTTATCATCTACCGAAGGAAGTGGGTTCAAATTAGCCACTGATAGCCCTCTTCATCTCGAGATTGATCTTGTCAGTCCTCTGAGACCTGTTCTCCTAGCTTCAGTTGCTTTTCACGATCAAATGATCAAGCCTCACGCTTTGTGCTCTTTTACGTTGTCACTACTTTCTCATTTACCTCTTCCAGTTGAAATAGATCATCTAGAAGTTCAGTTTAATCAATCTACATGCAACTTTGTCATCAGAAATTCCCAGAGGCCTCTGTGGGCTTCGGCGTCTAACACTGTGAAAAGTGGTAGCCAAGTGGAGAATGCGCCATTGCTGGTGCTTGTGCCGAATAATTGGTTAAGGTTGACATATGCAATCAAGTCTG AGCAAAGCGGCAAGCTTGAGTGTCTTTCAGTTCTTGCAAAATTGGGGCCTCTTTTCACAATCTGTTCAAGAGCCGAGAGTCCTGCTGCAATGGAGGATTTACCTGTCTGGAAGCATGAAAATCGTGTTGAATCTCTGCCAACAAAGGACCCAGTTCTTGCAGTATTTGGCCAGAAAGCTACTCAAGTTGATGAACCCGAACCACAGGTGGACGTCAGTCTAGGTGCTTCTGGTCCTGCCCTAGTTGGAGAAGATTTTGCGATGCCAATCGTGGTAACTTCAAAGGGTCATGCCGTATACAGTGGTGAATTGAAGATTAATCTAGTTGATGTGGGTGGTGGTGGTTTGTTTAGCCCAAGAGAAGCAGAACCGTTTTCTCTAGAAAGCCATCATGTTGAAATCTGTGGTATTGATGGGGCAGAGGGCAACAATGAATCCGAGTCTGAAACAGGGAGCATAAAGAAAATTCAGCAATCTTTTGGGCTGGTTTCTGTTCCATACCTGAAGGAAGGAGAATCATGGTCGTGCAAACTGGAAATCAAGTGGCATAGACCCAAGCCTGTGATGCTTTTTGTGTCATTGGGTTACTTGCCACATGGCAGTGAAGCCAATACCCAAAAAGTTCACATACACAAGAGCTTGCAGATTGAAGGGAAGATGCCTCTTTTAATAAGCAATCGTTTTATGTTGCCATATAGAAGGGATCACCTATTGCTCAATAGGATAAAGCCAGCCCCTGATTCTGAAGACGTGTCTTCTCTGCCGCTGAACGAAAAAAGTGTGTTAGTTGTCAGTGCCAAAAATTGCTCAGAAATAGCGCTGAAACTGGTGTCCATGTCCattgaatttgatgatgaaCAAGGGGAAACTTCATGTTTGATTCAGCAGGGTGGTGGGTGTGGAGACTCCCCAAGCTCTGCAAATCTTGCGCCAGGGGAAGAGTTCAAAAAGGTTTTCACAGTCATACCAACGACGAGAACTCCAAAGCTTGGTTTGGGAtcaatacatttaaaatggAGGAGAGAGGGAGGTAACATAACAGAGGCATATGTTTCAACAAAGCACAAACTTCCTGAAGTAAATGTGGAGGCATCACCACTGGTAATGAGTTTGGACTCTCCTCCATATGCCATTCTTGGAGAACCCTTCACTTACGCTGTTAGAATCTGCAACCAGACACAGTTGCTGCAAGAAGCAAAGTTTGGTCTGGCTGATGCACAGAGTTTTGTCCTGTCTGGGTCTCACAGCAATACGGTTTCAGTCCTTCCCAAGTCAGAACACGTCTTAAGTTATAAGCTAGTGCCTCTGACTTGCGGTGAACAGCAACTCCCAAAGATAACTTTGACATCAGCGCGATATGCTGCTGAGTTTCAGCCATCTGCGGTTGCTTCAAGTGTCTTTGTGTTTCCCTCAGCCCCACAAGCCGAGAAAGCCATCTCTACCAGCAAGTAG
- a CDS encoding GTP binding protein (GTP binding; FUNCTIONS IN: GTP binding; INVOLVED IN: small GTPase mediated signal transduction; LOCATED IN: intracellular; EXPRESSED IN: 23 plant structures; EXPRESSED DURING: 15 growth stages; CONTAINS InterPro DOMAIN/s: Mitochondrial Rho-like (InterPro:IPR013684), Alpha/gamma-adaptin-binding protein p34 (InterPro:IPR019341); Has 30201 Blast hits to 17322 proteins in 780 species: Archae - 12; Bacteria - 1396; Metazoa - 17338; Fungi - 3422; Plants - 5037; Viruses - 0; Other Eukaryotes - 2996 (source: NCBI BLink).), with amino-acid sequence MESRPGVLVVGSSGVGKRTLLSRLLSVEFEDSSESSSQTEVHGWTINTKYYTADVSVCISHICDEYSLPNLPNSHPLVALVMVFDLSELSTLVALQDWVSHTDINSFDILLCIGNKVDRVPHHLAHDEYRRRLLKASDPSRDLYSDIDDFGISETEGSSLLGSEDASLDIRGACLEWCSENNIEFIEACASNPDFDKCLSVDGDSQGVERLFGALSAHMWPGMILKSGDRINEPVLPQGEELSEEESEYELEYEVLSAGSGDPWDNIEERWVSASETHSHADAGGSTSQENLHVENSMVKPNKVDEELLPSGSRLELQNDTDRAIVTDEKPLGTENEKCYEFEDVEQLMSEIGNIRDNLRLMPDFQRREIAANLAMKMASMFGGDTDDEEEPE; translated from the exons ATGGAAAGCCGACCGGGAGTTTTGGTCGTCGGATCCTCTGGCGTCGGCAAGCGCACCCTCCTCTCTC GATTGCTCTCTGTGGAATTTGAGGATTCATCGGAGTCATCATCTCAAACAGAAGTTCATGG CTGGACGATTAACACTAAGTATTACACTGCGGATGTTTCTGTATGTATATCACATATTTGCGATGAATACTCTCTACCCAATCTCCCTAACTCACATCCACTGGTGGCGTTAGTTATGGTCTTCGACTTGAGTGAG CTGTCAACCCTTGTTGCTCTTCAAGACTGGGTTTCTCATACTGACATCAACAGTTTTGATATATTGTTGTGCATTGGTAACAAAGTAGATCGTGTCCCTCATCACCTTGCTCATGATGAATATAGACGGCGCCTTTTGAAGGCATCAGACCCCTCTAGAGATCTGTATTCGGACATTGATGACTTTGGGATCTCCGAAACTGAAGGAAGCAGCTTGTTGGGAAGTGAAGATGCATCACTAGATATCAGGGGAGCATGTCTTGAGTGGTGCTCTGAGAATAACATTGAGTTCATTGAGGCTTGTGCCTCTAATCCTGATTTTGACAAGT GTTTATCAGTCGATGGGGATTCTCAAGGGGTTGAACGTCTATTTGGTGCTCTTTCGGCTCATATGTGGCCTGGGATGATTCTGAAATCTGGTGATAGGATAAATGAACCTGTGTTACCTCAAGGGGAAG AGTtgtcagaagaagaatctgaatatGAATTGGAGTATGAAGTGCTATCAGCAGGCTCAGGTGATCCATGGGATAATATTGAAGAAAGATGGGTTTCTGCAAGTGAAACGCATTCACATGCCGATGCTGGCGGATCCACTTCACAGGAAAACCTCCATGTAGAAAATAGTATGGTGAAACCGAATAAAGTTGATGAAGAGCTGCTGCCGTCAGGGTCAAGGTTAGAGCTGCAAAATGACACTGACAGAGCAATAGTAACAGATGAAAAACCTTTGGgcacagaaaatgaaaaatgttacGAGTTTGAAGATGTGGAACAGTTGATGTCAGAAATAGGAAACATCCGGGACAACTTGCGATTGATGCCTGATTTCCAGAGGAGGGAAATAGCTGCAAATTTAGCGATGAAAATGGCTTCCATGTTTGGAGGTGACACTGATGACGAGGAAGAACCTGAGTGA